A portion of the Halopelagius inordinatus genome contains these proteins:
- a CDS encoding LeuA family protein — protein MQCLTTRRLRRVPRRVEFFKGTLAQITEPEIQNVRIFDTTLRDGEQSPRTSFSYEEKRDIAATLDEMGTHVIEAGFPVNSDAEFEAVSDIAAATDTTVCGLARVVDKDVEAALDSGVEMVHVFVSTSDVQLADSMHASKEEAVERAVASVERAKEAGVEVMFSPMDATRTDVEFLAEILEATDDAGTDWVNIPDTCGVATPTRFADLIRTVREHTSAKIDVHAHDDFGLATANAMAGFEAGASQAQVSVNGIGERAGNAAYEEVVMAAESLYGVDSGVDTTRITELSRMVEEASDIPVPANKPVVGRNAFSHESGIHAAGVIENSDTFEPGVMTPEMVGAQREFVLGKHTGAHSVRKRLEDSGFVPTDDEVREVTRLVKDYGAEKERVTVDVLTRFARDVGVERDDEEEEVRA, from the coding sequence ATACAATGTCTAACGACAAGGAGGCTTCGTCGGGTACCCCGGCGGGTCGAGTTCTTCAAGGGCACATTAGCCCAGATTACTGAACCTGAAATTCAGAACGTACGGATTTTCGACACCACGCTGCGCGACGGCGAGCAGTCGCCACGCACCTCGTTCAGTTACGAGGAGAAGCGGGACATCGCGGCCACCCTCGACGAGATGGGGACGCACGTCATCGAGGCGGGATTCCCGGTCAACTCGGACGCGGAGTTCGAGGCCGTGAGCGACATCGCCGCCGCCACCGACACGACCGTCTGCGGTCTGGCGCGCGTCGTCGACAAAGACGTGGAGGCCGCCCTCGATTCGGGGGTGGAGATGGTCCACGTCTTCGTCAGCACCAGCGACGTGCAACTGGCGGATTCGATGCACGCCTCGAAAGAGGAAGCAGTCGAGCGAGCCGTCGCCAGTGTCGAGCGTGCGAAGGAAGCCGGCGTCGAAGTCATGTTCTCGCCGATGGACGCCACGCGAACGGACGTGGAGTTCCTCGCCGAGATTCTGGAAGCGACGGACGACGCCGGGACTGACTGGGTCAACATCCCCGACACGTGCGGCGTCGCGACGCCGACGCGCTTTGCGGACCTGATTCGGACGGTCCGCGAGCACACGTCGGCGAAGATAGACGTCCACGCCCACGACGACTTCGGGCTCGCCACCGCCAACGCGATGGCCGGGTTCGAGGCGGGCGCCTCGCAAGCGCAGGTGTCGGTCAACGGCATCGGCGAACGCGCGGGCAACGCCGCCTACGAGGAAGTCGTCATGGCCGCGGAGTCGCTGTACGGCGTAGACAGCGGCGTAGACACCACGCGCATCACGGAACTGTCTCGCATGGTCGAGGAGGCCAGCGACATCCCGGTGCCGGCGAACAAGCCGGTCGTCGGGCGCAACGCCTTCTCCCACGAGAGCGGCATCCACGCCGCGGGCGTCATCGAGAACTCGGACACGTTCGAGCCGGGCGTGATGACGCCGGAGATGGTGGGCGCACAGCGCGAGTTCGTCCTCGGCAAACACACCGGCGCGCACTCCGTCCGCAAGCGACTGGAGGATTCGGGCTTCGTCCCCACGGACGACGAAGTCCGCGAGGTGACGCGTCTGGTCAAAGACTACGGCGCGGAGAAAGAGCGTGTGACGGTGGACGTCCTCACGCGCTTCGCCCGCGACGTGGGCGTCGAGCGCGACGACGAAGAGGAGGAGGTACGCGCCTGA
- the ilvC gene encoding ketol-acid reductoisomerase has product MTELNTTVYYDDDADRSQIDDKTVAILGYGSQGHAHAQNLADSGVDVVVGLRENSSSRSAAESDGLRVKTPVEAAEEGDIVSVLVPDTVQPAVFEQIRDSLEAGDTLQFAHGFNIHYNQIQPPEDVDVTMVAPKSPGHLVRRNYENDEGTPGLIAVYQDETGDAKEEALAYSHAIGCTRAGVIETSFQEEVETDLFGEQVVLCGGVTSLVKQGYETLVDAGYSPEMAYFECLNELKLIVDLMYEGGLEEMWNSVSDTAEYGGLTRGDRVVDDHARENMEEILEEVQNGTFAREWIAENQAGRPSYTQLKDAEENHHIEEVGRPLRDLFAWSDDGDEEEEKAEAPADD; this is encoded by the coding sequence ATGACGGAACTCAACACGACGGTATACTACGACGACGACGCGGACCGCTCGCAAATCGACGACAAGACGGTCGCAATCCTCGGATACGGCAGCCAAGGCCACGCCCACGCACAGAACCTCGCAGACAGCGGTGTCGACGTGGTCGTCGGCCTGCGCGAGAACTCTTCGTCTCGCTCTGCGGCCGAGTCCGACGGCCTCCGAGTGAAGACGCCCGTAGAGGCAGCCGAGGAGGGAGACATCGTCTCCGTTCTCGTCCCCGACACCGTCCAACCGGCGGTGTTCGAGCAGATTCGAGACAGCTTGGAGGCGGGCGACACGCTCCAGTTCGCCCACGGCTTCAACATCCACTACAACCAGATTCAGCCCCCCGAAGACGTCGACGTGACGATGGTCGCCCCGAAGTCGCCGGGCCACCTCGTCCGCCGCAACTACGAGAACGACGAGGGGACGCCCGGACTCATCGCCGTCTACCAAGACGAGACGGGCGACGCGAAAGAGGAAGCGCTCGCGTACTCGCACGCCATCGGCTGCACCCGCGCGGGCGTCATCGAGACGTCGTTCCAAGAGGAAGTCGAGACGGACCTCTTCGGCGAACAGGTCGTCCTCTGCGGCGGCGTCACCTCGCTGGTCAAGCAGGGCTACGAGACGCTCGTCGACGCGGGCTACTCCCCGGAGATGGCCTACTTCGAGTGCCTGAACGAACTGAAACTCATCGTGGACCTGATGTACGAGGGCGGCCTCGAAGAGATGTGGAACTCCGTCTCCGACACCGCCGAGTACGGCGGCCTCACGCGCGGTGACCGCGTCGTCGACGACCACGCTCGCGAGAACATGGAGGAGATTCTCGAAGAGGTGCAGAACGGCACGTTCGCTCGCGAGTGGATCGCGGAGAACCAGGCGGGACGGCCCTCCTACACGCAACTGAAGGACGCCGAAGAGAACCACCACATAGAGGAGGTCGGTCGGCCCCTGCGCGACCTCTTCGCGTGGTCCGACGACGGAGACGAGGAAGAAGAGAAAGCCGAAGCCCCCGCGGACGACTGA
- the leuD gene encoding 3-isopropylmalate dehydratase small subunit, protein MTEEIPEIDSVSGTGVPIRGNDIDTDQVIPARFMKVVTFDGLGEFAFFDLRFDDDDNEKDHPFNEPQFQDASVMVVNANFGCGSSREHAPQALMRWGIDAIVGESFAEIFAGNCLALGIPTVTADHETITELQAWVDDHPDEEIDVDVENETVTYGDTTVEATVDDAQRKALTEGVWDTTALMKSNADAVAKKAASLPYVDD, encoded by the coding sequence GTGACAGAAGAGATTCCGGAGATAGACTCCGTCTCGGGGACGGGCGTCCCCATCCGCGGGAACGACATCGACACCGACCAGGTGATTCCGGCGCGGTTCATGAAGGTTGTCACGTTCGACGGCCTCGGCGAGTTCGCCTTCTTCGACCTGCGGTTCGACGACGACGACAACGAGAAAGACCACCCGTTCAACGAACCGCAGTTCCAAGACGCCTCCGTGATGGTAGTAAACGCCAACTTCGGTTGCGGGTCCTCGCGCGAACACGCCCCGCAGGCGCTGATGCGGTGGGGTATCGACGCCATCGTCGGCGAGTCGTTCGCCGAAATCTTCGCGGGCAACTGCCTCGCACTCGGCATCCCGACGGTCACCGCAGACCACGAGACCATCACCGAACTCCAAGCGTGGGTCGACGACCACCCCGACGAGGAGATAGACGTGGACGTAGAGAACGAAACCGTCACCTACGGCGACACGACAGTCGAGGCGACGGTGGACGACGCACAACGGAAGGCCCTCACCGAGGGTGTCTGGGACACGACGGCGCTGATGAAGTCCAACGCCGACGCCGTCGCAAAAAAGGCCGCTTCCCTGCCCTACGTCGATGACTGA
- the ilvB gene encoding biosynthetic-type acetolactate synthase large subunit — MSEPAPRSRDDDAEAGSEEPSEPVPVTTGASSVVRALENVGVEAAFGVQGGAIMPVYDALYSSDIRHVTMAHEQGAAHAADAYGVVRGDPGLCLATSGPGATNLVTGIADANMDSDAMLALTGQVPSEMVGSDAFQETDTTGVTAPITKHNYFAGDADSVGDTVGEAFALAAQGRPGPTLVDLPKDVTLGETDREPGPAETPKTTEPQMEADEDDAKTAAKAVEAAEKPVLLLGGGVIKGNAADEARAFAIDHGIPVVTTMPAIGAFPEDHDLCLSWAGMHGTGYANMAITHTDLLIAVGTRFDDRLTGGIDTFAPEAEVIHIDIDPAEISKNIHADYPLVGDAGRVIEQVDDAMERSPDIKEWRDQCRTWKSEYPMDYATPEDEPVKPQFIVECLDEATDDDTVVTTGVGQHQMWAAQYWTYTEPRTWVSSHGLGTMGYGLPAAIGARLAADDDRDVVCIDGDGSFLMTIQELSVAVREDLDITVAVLNNKYIGMVRQWQDAFFDRRRMAADYDWCPEFDKLAEAFGARGFRVDEYDEVADTIEAALDYDGPSVVDFHIDPAENVYPMVASGAPNGKFALTEDQL, encoded by the coding sequence ATGAGCGAACCCGCCCCGCGCTCTCGGGACGACGACGCCGAGGCCGGGTCCGAGGAACCGTCCGAGCCTGTCCCGGTCACCACCGGGGCGTCCTCGGTCGTTCGCGCCCTCGAAAACGTCGGCGTCGAAGCCGCGTTCGGCGTCCAAGGCGGAGCCATCATGCCCGTCTACGACGCCCTGTACAGCTCAGACATCAGACACGTGACGATGGCGCACGAACAGGGTGCGGCCCACGCCGCGGACGCCTACGGCGTCGTCCGCGGCGACCCCGGCCTCTGTCTGGCCACGTCCGGTCCCGGCGCGACCAACCTCGTCACCGGCATCGCCGACGCCAACATGGACTCAGACGCGATGCTCGCGTTGACGGGACAGGTCCCCTCAGAGATGGTCGGGTCGGACGCGTTCCAAGAGACGGACACCACCGGCGTCACCGCCCCCATCACGAAGCACAACTACTTCGCGGGCGACGCGGACTCGGTCGGCGACACCGTCGGCGAGGCGTTCGCCCTCGCCGCGCAGGGCCGCCCCGGGCCGACGCTCGTGGACCTGCCGAAGGACGTGACGCTCGGCGAGACGGACCGCGAACCCGGCCCCGCGGAGACGCCGAAGACGACAGAACCCCAGATGGAGGCCGACGAGGACGACGCGAAGACGGCCGCGAAGGCCGTCGAAGCCGCGGAGAAGCCGGTGTTGCTCCTCGGCGGCGGCGTCATCAAAGGCAACGCCGCGGACGAGGCCCGCGCGTTCGCCATCGACCACGGCATCCCCGTGGTGACGACGATGCCCGCCATCGGGGCGTTCCCCGAGGACCACGACCTGTGTCTGTCGTGGGCGGGGATGCACGGCACCGGCTACGCCAACATGGCCATCACGCACACCGACCTGCTGATAGCGGTCGGGACGCGCTTCGACGACCGCCTCACCGGCGGCATCGACACGTTCGCGCCGGAAGCGGAGGTCATCCACATCGACATCGACCCCGCGGAGATATCGAAGAACATCCACGCGGACTACCCGCTCGTCGGCGACGCGGGCCGCGTCATCGAACAGGTCGACGACGCGATGGAGCGCAGTCCGGACATCAAAGAGTGGCGCGACCAGTGCCGGACGTGGAAATCCGAGTACCCGATGGACTACGCGACGCCCGAGGACGAACCGGTGAAACCGCAGTTCATCGTCGAGTGTCTGGACGAGGCCACCGACGACGACACGGTGGTGACGACGGGCGTCGGCCAACACCAGATGTGGGCCGCGCAGTACTGGACGTACACCGAACCGCGGACGTGGGTCTCCTCGCACGGCCTCGGGACGATGGGCTATGGCCTGCCCGCGGCCATCGGCGCGCGACTCGCCGCCGATGACGACCGAGACGTCGTCTGCATCGACGGCGACGGGTCGTTCCTGATGACGATTCAGGAACTGTCCGTCGCGGTCCGCGAGGACCTCGACATCACCGTCGCCGTCCTCAACAACAAGTACATCGGGATGGTCAGACAGTGGCAGGACGCCTTCTTCGACCGCCGCCGCATGGCGGCGGACTACGACTGGTGTCCGGAGTTCGACAAACTCGCCGAGGCGTTCGGCGCGCGCGGATTCCGCGTGGACGAGTACGACGAAGTCGCAGACACCATCGAGGCGGCACTCGACTACGACGGTCCCTCGGTCGTCGACTTCCACATCGACCCCGCGGAGAACGTCTACCCGATGGTCGCCTCGGGCGCACCGAACGGGAAGTTCGCTCTCACGGAGGACCAGCTATGA
- the ilvN gene encoding acetolactate synthase small subunit, which yields MSSDANDDDLPEHGLKGPAPDERPHPEGRRNAQGIRIDPEVEAEHDPRRAVISALVENEPGVLSRIAGLVSRRQFNIESLTVGPTTVDGHARITMVVEEPDPGIDQIKKQLSKLKPVINAGELDDDAVRTELVLLKVEGDEPDKVHAVTEMYEGKTLDAGPRTITVQLTGDEQKIDDAIDAFRQFGIIEISRTGQTALARGDQATVPGEKPATSGEPTEPTHTHK from the coding sequence ATGAGCTCGGACGCTAACGACGACGACCTGCCCGAACACGGACTGAAAGGCCCCGCACCGGACGAACGGCCCCACCCCGAGGGGCGACGCAACGCCCAAGGGATTCGCATCGACCCCGAAGTCGAGGCGGAACACGACCCCCGCCGCGCGGTCATCTCGGCGCTAGTCGAGAACGAACCGGGCGTGCTCTCGCGCATCGCGGGACTCGTCTCGCGGCGGCAGTTCAACATCGAGAGCCTGACCGTCGGTCCGACGACGGTGGACGGCCACGCCCGAATCACCATGGTCGTCGAGGAGCCCGACCCCGGTATCGACCAGATAAAAAAACAGCTCTCGAAGCTGAAACCGGTGATAAACGCCGGCGAACTCGACGACGACGCCGTGCGAACGGAACTCGTCCTCCTGAAAGTCGAGGGCGACGAACCCGACAAGGTCCACGCCGTCACGGAGATGTACGAAGGAAAGACGCTCGACGCCGGCCCGCGGACCATCACGGTCCAACTCACCGGCGACGAACAGAAGATAGACGACGCGATAGACGCGTTCCGCCAGTTCGGCATCATCGAGATATCCCGGACGGGACAGACCGCACTGGCGCGCGGCGACCAAGCGACAGTCCCCGGAGAGAAGCCCGCAACCTCCGGCGAACCGACAGAACCCACCCATACACACAAATGA
- the leuC gene encoding 3-isopropylmalate dehydratase large subunit, with translation MSEGTLYDKVWEEHTVSELPTGQTQLFVGLHLIHEVTSPQAFGMLQERGLDVAYPELTHATVDHIVPTADQSRPFHDDAAEEMMAELEQNVRGSGIDFSDPTSGQQGIVHVIGPEQGITQPGKTIVCGDSHTSTHGAFGALAFGIGTSQIRDVLATQTVAMEKKGVRKIEVTGELGDGVEAKDVILEVIRRLGTEGGVGYVYEYAGEAIESLDMEGRMSICNMSIEGGARAGYVNPDETTYAWLKETDYFRENPEKFDELKPYWESIRSEEDAVYDDVVTIDGSELEPVVTWGTTPGQGVGITQPIPAPEDLPEDKQDTARRAQEHMRVEPGDTMQGYEIDVAFLGSCTNARLPDLRRAARVVEGREVHEDVRAMVVPGSQRVKAAAEAEGLDEIFEAAGFEWRGAGCSMCLGMNEDQLEGDEACASSSNRNFIGRQGSKDGRTVLMNPRMVAAAAIEGKVTDVRDLKEVTFA, from the coding sequence ATGAGTGAAGGGACGCTCTACGACAAGGTGTGGGAGGAACACACCGTCTCGGAACTGCCGACCGGTCAGACGCAACTGTTCGTCGGCCTCCACCTCATCCACGAGGTGACGAGTCCGCAAGCGTTCGGTATGCTGCAAGAACGCGGACTCGACGTCGCGTACCCCGAACTCACCCACGCGACGGTGGACCACATCGTCCCGACGGCCGACCAGTCGCGGCCGTTCCACGACGACGCCGCCGAAGAGATGATGGCGGAACTCGAACAGAACGTCCGCGGGTCGGGCATCGACTTTTCGGACCCCACGTCGGGCCAACAGGGCATCGTCCACGTCATCGGACCCGAACAGGGCATCACCCAACCCGGCAAGACCATCGTCTGCGGCGACTCCCACACTTCGACGCACGGCGCGTTCGGCGCACTCGCGTTCGGTATCGGGACGAGCCAGATTCGCGACGTGCTCGCGACTCAGACGGTCGCGATGGAGAAGAAAGGCGTCCGCAAGATAGAGGTCACGGGCGAACTCGGCGACGGCGTCGAGGCGAAGGACGTCATCCTCGAAGTCATCCGCCGCCTCGGCACCGAGGGCGGCGTCGGCTACGTCTACGAGTACGCCGGTGAAGCCATCGAGAGCCTCGACATGGAGGGCCGGATGAGCATCTGTAACATGTCCATCGAAGGCGGCGCTCGCGCGGGGTACGTGAACCCCGACGAGACAACCTACGCGTGGCTGAAAGAGACCGACTACTTCCGAGAGAACCCCGAGAAGTTCGACGAACTGAAGCCTTACTGGGAGTCCATCCGGTCCGAGGAGGACGCCGTCTACGACGACGTCGTCACCATCGACGGCTCCGAACTGGAACCCGTCGTCACGTGGGGGACCACGCCCGGACAGGGCGTCGGAATCACGCAGCCGATTCCGGCCCCCGAGGACCTCCCCGAGGACAAACAGGACACGGCGCGGCGCGCCCAAGAACACATGCGCGTCGAACCCGGCGACACGATGCAGGGCTACGAGATAGACGTGGCCTTCCTCGGGTCGTGCACGAACGCTCGCCTCCCGGACCTGCGCCGCGCGGCGCGCGTCGTCGAGGGGCGGGAGGTCCACGAGGACGTCCGCGCGATGGTCGTCCCCGGCAGTCAACGCGTCAAGGCCGCCGCGGAGGCGGAGGGGTTAGACGAGATATTCGAGGCCGCCGGATTCGAGTGGCGCGGTGCGGGCTGTTCGATGTGTCTCGGCATGAACGAGGACCAACTGGAGGGCGACGAGGCGTGTGCGTCCTCTTCGAACCGGAACTTCATCGGTCGGCAGGGGTCGAAAGACGGCCGCACCGTCCTGATGAACCCCCGTATGGTGGCCGCCGCGGCCATCGAAGGGAAAGTGACTGACGTGCGCGACCTGAAGGAGGTGACCTTCGCGTGA
- the glpR gene encoding HTH-type transcriptional regulator GlpR codes for MLPAERKRRIVELVSADDGCSVEGLSEELDYSKATIRRDLRELEDRGLIERSHGGAVPVTTVGREQTYGQKEVQNLDGKRAIADEAITEISDGQVVFFDAGTTTMQVAQKAPKDGSILAVTNSPRLAVELGKEDNDVKLTGGTLRRRTRALVGPTAESFMERTNFDLLFLGTNAVDVDAGLTTPNEDEARMKQLMVEKASRVVLVAGATKVGKRSFVQFADVADVDLFITDGDLPAREREAFENEGMTVREVAPE; via the coding sequence ATGTTACCCGCAGAGAGAAAACGGCGAATCGTGGAACTCGTTTCGGCGGACGACGGCTGCTCCGTCGAAGGTCTCTCGGAGGAACTCGACTACTCGAAGGCGACCATCCGGCGCGACCTTCGGGAGTTAGAGGACCGCGGCCTCATCGAACGGTCCCACGGAGGCGCAGTTCCCGTCACCACCGTCGGACGCGAACAGACCTACGGACAAAAGGAGGTGCAGAACCTCGACGGTAAGCGGGCCATCGCGGACGAGGCGATAACGGAGATTTCCGACGGGCAGGTCGTCTTCTTCGACGCCGGGACGACGACGATGCAGGTGGCCCAGAAGGCGCCGAAAGACGGCTCTATCCTCGCGGTGACGAACTCGCCGCGCCTGGCCGTCGAACTCGGCAAGGAGGACAACGACGTGAAACTGACCGGCGGGACGCTCAGACGCCGGACGCGCGCTCTCGTCGGGCCGACGGCGGAGTCGTTCATGGAGCGGACGAACTTCGATCTGCTGTTTCTCGGGACGAACGCCGTCGACGTCGACGCCGGGTTGACGACGCCGAACGAGGACGAGGCGCGGATGAAGCAACTGATGGTCGAGAAGGCGTCGCGCGTCGTCCTCGTCGCGGGGGCGACCAAAGTCGGCAAGCGAAGCTTCGTGCAGTTCGCGGACGTCGCCGACGTCGACCTGTTCATCACCGACGGTGACCTCCCGGCCCGAGAGCGCGAGGCGTTCGAAAACGAGGGGATGACGGTTCGAGAGGTGGCCCCGGAGTGA
- a CDS encoding DUF5779 family protein: MGDFKLNLASAEEHLDGEDVTGDVVLATLDGTTDPAEWIRSVENGNTLFLAIEGDLNELATGFAREVKDAGGSLMHFRNFLVVTPPDTNINTDRL, translated from the coding sequence ATGGGCGACTTCAAACTCAACCTCGCCTCCGCCGAAGAGCATCTCGACGGGGAGGACGTGACGGGGGACGTGGTGTTGGCGACTCTCGACGGAACGACCGACCCCGCAGAGTGGATTCGGAGCGTCGAGAACGGGAACACGCTCTTTCTCGCGATAGAGGGGGACCTGAACGAACTCGCGACGGGGTTCGCGCGGGAAGTAAAGGACGCGGGCGGGAGCCTGATGCATTTCAGGAACTTCCTCGTCGTCACGCCGCCGGACACGAACATCAACACCGACCGTCTGTGA
- a CDS encoding VOC family protein, with translation MLTRLCRLALEVKYLGPAREFYESRLGLVPAFESDTEVAYEAGETTLVLRRPTAVPRGGLHTHYAFSTTREAYDGWVERLSELEPVEFSFGSSRSMYVYDPDGNCVEIGGTESAGRPDEDGASPDGTEPLTGIFEVVLEVSDLADATERYRSLGFEVVDEGEDRRRVRLSGPVDLELWEPQLGIADARGGVHVDLTFAADDARSAVEAGGPWAEGPDEVDGGLRVREADGHVLTFTEVQGECPEA, from the coding sequence ATGCTCACCCGACTCTGCCGCCTCGCACTCGAAGTGAAGTATCTCGGCCCCGCGCGGGAGTTCTACGAGAGTCGGTTGGGACTCGTCCCCGCGTTCGAGTCCGACACCGAAGTCGCCTACGAGGCGGGCGAGACGACGTTGGTCCTCCGGCGGCCGACGGCCGTTCCCAGAGGAGGACTCCACACCCACTACGCGTTTTCGACCACTCGCGAGGCGTACGACGGGTGGGTCGAACGCCTCTCGGAGTTAGAGCCAGTCGAGTTCTCCTTCGGGTCCTCGCGGTCGATGTACGTCTACGACCCGGACGGGAACTGCGTCGAAATCGGCGGGACGGAGTCGGCCGGGCGGCCCGACGAGGACGGGGCGTCCCCGGACGGCACCGAACCGCTGACCGGCATCTTCGAGGTGGTGTTGGAGGTGTCCGACCTCGCCGACGCGACGGAGCGCTACCGCTCTCTCGGCTTCGAGGTGGTAGACGAAGGCGAGGACCGGCGGCGCGTCCGCCTCTCGGGACCGGTCGACCTTGAACTGTGGGAGCCCCAGTTGGGAATCGCCGACGCGCGCGGGGGTGTCCACGTCGACCTGACGTTCGCCGCAGACGACGCCCGGTCGGCCGTCGAAGCGGGCGGGCCGTGGGCCGAGGGTCCGGACGAGGTAGACGGCGGCCTGCGCGTCCGCGAGGCGGACGGCCACGTCCTGACGTTTACAGAGGTACAAGGAGAATGCCCCGAAGCTTGA
- a CDS encoding MBL fold metallo-hydrolase, whose product MPMKGSGSAEYRVIDRWDGGAGWLAYPNEQMQRASHAVVGDDGGVWLFDPVDAPGIDDLFEEFGEVTGVVVGLDRHKRDAAAIATRHGVPVYVPDWMTDVVAEIDAPIERFGRRLGDSGFESFVVVDSSIPPWQEAGFIRRSDGTMVVPESVGSAPYFRAPGEALGVHPMRRPFPPRDALLGYDPERILVGHGEGVSTGAGRELERALDGARRNIPGAYGRVLKEMIP is encoded by the coding sequence ATGCCGATGAAGGGGAGCGGTTCGGCGGAGTATCGCGTCATCGACCGTTGGGACGGCGGCGCGGGATGGCTGGCGTATCCGAACGAACAGATGCAACGAGCCAGTCACGCCGTCGTCGGCGACGACGGAGGCGTCTGGCTGTTCGACCCGGTGGACGCGCCCGGAATCGACGACCTGTTCGAGGAGTTCGGAGAGGTGACGGGCGTCGTCGTCGGACTCGACCGACACAAACGCGACGCCGCGGCGATAGCGACGCGTCACGGCGTTCCGGTGTACGTCCCCGACTGGATGACGGACGTCGTCGCGGAGATAGACGCGCCGATAGAGCGGTTCGGCCGCCGACTCGGTGACTCGGGGTTCGAGTCGTTCGTCGTCGTCGACTCCTCGATTCCGCCGTGGCAGGAGGCGGGCTTCATCCGTCGGTCCGACGGGACGATGGTCGTCCCCGAGTCGGTGGGTTCCGCGCCGTACTTCCGGGCGCCCGGCGAGGCACTCGGCGTCCACCCGATGCGTCGCCCGTTCCCGCCGCGGGACGCTCTGCTCGGCTACGACCCAGAGCGAATCCTCGTCGGTCACGGCGAGGGGGTATCGACGGGGGCGGGGCGCGAACTCGAACGAGCGCTCGACGGCGCGCGACGAAACATCCCCGGCGCGTACGGGCGCGTGCTGAAAGAGATGATTCCGTAG
- the leuB gene encoding 3-isopropylmalate dehydrogenase — protein MTEEIVVIPGDGIGREVVPAAVSVLEAVGDFEFVEADAGDAVEAETGEALPAETYELAASADATLFGAAGETAADVILPLRTAVDSFVNVRPAKAYPGVDALRPETDLVFLRENTEGVYAGHEDRLSEDLSTLTRVVTTSASERLAEFACDYVEDRAYDGFSVAHKANVMRETDGRFRDAVVSVADDRGVETDEVLMDAFATRVCLDPTQFDVVVCPNLAGDVLSDLAAGLVGGLGLLPSANIGPDRALFEPVHGTAPDIAGEGVANPSATIVSAAMLLEYLGYDDEGRAVRDAVESVLADGPRTPDLGGDASTEDVTHAVLERLD, from the coding sequence ATGACTGAGGAGATAGTCGTCATCCCCGGCGACGGCATCGGGAGAGAGGTCGTTCCCGCGGCGGTGTCCGTCCTCGAAGCCGTCGGCGACTTCGAGTTCGTCGAAGCCGACGCCGGAGACGCCGTCGAAGCGGAGACGGGCGAGGCACTCCCGGCGGAGACGTACGAGTTGGCCGCCTCCGCGGACGCGACGCTTTTCGGCGCGGCGGGCGAGACGGCCGCCGACGTCATCCTCCCTCTCCGCACCGCGGTGGACTCCTTTGTCAACGTCCGCCCGGCGAAGGCGTACCCCGGGGTGGACGCTCTCCGACCGGAGACTGACCTCGTCTTCCTGCGGGAGAACACCGAGGGCGTCTACGCGGGCCACGAGGACAGACTCTCGGAGGACCTCTCGACGCTGACGCGCGTCGTGACCACCTCCGCCTCGGAGCGACTCGCGGAGTTCGCCTGCGACTACGTCGAGGACCGCGCGTACGACGGCTTCTCGGTCGCGCACAAGGCGAACGTGATGCGCGAGACGGACGGTCGGTTCCGCGACGCCGTCGTCTCCGTCGCCGATGACCGCGGCGTTGAGACGGACGAAGTCCTGATGGACGCGTTCGCGACGCGCGTCTGTCTCGACCCGACGCAGTTCGACGTCGTCGTCTGCCCGAACCTCGCGGGCGACGTTCTCTCCGACCTCGCGGCGGGTCTGGTCGGCGGACTCGGCTTGCTCCCGTCGGCGAACATCGGCCCGGACCGCGCCCTCTTCGAACCCGTCCACGGCACCGCGCCCGACATCGCGGGCGAGGGCGTCGCGAACCCCTCTGCGACCATCGTCTCCGCCGCGATGCTGCTCGAGTATCTCGGCTACGACGACGAGGGGAGGGCGGTGCGAGACGCCGTCGAGAGCGTCTTAGCGGACGGACCGCGGACGCCCGACCTCGGCGGCGACGCCTCCACCGAGGACGTGACGCACGCCGTCCTCGAACGCCTCGACTGA